In Helianthus annuus cultivar XRQ/B chromosome 9, HanXRQr2.0-SUNRISE, whole genome shotgun sequence, the following are encoded in one genomic region:
- the LOC110878341 gene encoding uncharacterized protein LOC110878341 — MAMASQIPTFRKAQMIVCRKKEKGRDQNYPYKVIEITPPPRNLGIRCFPSNLQCGDGVTIEGQNYTISAVTHRYQLRKGKYEPSEKRLDVLSTGRYILNLYLENLLDQS, encoded by the exons ATGGCAATGGCGTCCCAGATTCCCACATTCCGTAAG GCACAGATGATCGTGTGCAGGAAGAAGGAGAAAGGACGAGACCAAAACTACCCCTATAAAGTCATCGAAATTACTCCTCCACCTAGAAACCTTGGCATTCGCTGTTTTCCATCT AACTTGCAGTGTGGAGATGGTGTGACAATCGAAGGTCAGAATTACACGATTTCAGCAGTGACACATAGATACCAGCTCCGGAAAGGTAAATATGAACCTAGTGAGAAGAGGCTCGATGTCCTTTCCACCGGAAGATACATACTGAATTTATATTTGGAAAACCTATTAGATCAATCTTAA